One window of the Betaproteobacteria bacterium genome contains the following:
- the ahpC gene encoding peroxiredoxin, translating into MSLINTAIKPFKATAFHNGKFVPVTDADLKGKWSVVFFYPADFTFVCPTELGDLADEYAKFRDLGVEIYAVSTDTHFTHKAWHDTSDTIKKIAYPMVGDPTGTITRNFGVMIEEEGLALRGSFLINPEGVIKVAEIHDLGIGRDAKELLRKVQAAQYVASHPGEVCPAKWTPGDATLAPSLDLVGKI; encoded by the coding sequence ATGTCCCTCATCAACACTGCAATCAAACCCTTCAAGGCCACTGCCTTCCACAACGGCAAATTCGTCCCGGTCACCGATGCCGACCTGAAGGGCAAGTGGTCCGTGGTCTTCTTCTACCCGGCCGACTTCACCTTCGTCTGCCCCACCGAACTGGGCGATCTGGCCGACGAGTACGCCAAGTTCCGTGATCTGGGCGTCGAAATCTACGCCGTCTCCACCGACACCCATTTCACCCACAAGGCCTGGCACGACACCTCCGATACCATCAAGAAAATCGCCTACCCCATGGTCGGCGACCCCACCGGCACCATCACCCGCAACTTCGGCGTGATGATCGAGGAAGAGGGCCTGGCCCTGCGTGGCAGCTTTCTCATCAACCCGGAAGGCGTAATCAAGGTCGCCGAAATCCACGACCTGGGCATCGGTCGTGACGCCAAGGAATTGCTGCGCAAGGTGCAGGCCGCCCAGTACGTGGCCTCCCACCCGGGCGAAGTCTGCCCCGCCAAGTGGACGCCGGGCGACGCCACCCTGGCTCCGTCCCTGGACCTGGTCGGCAAGATCTGA
- the ahpF gene encoding alkyl hydroperoxide reductase subunit F, giving the protein MLDATIKAQLSAYLEKLQRPIELVASLDDSPKAQEMRRLLVDIAGLSAKVILREDGAATLRPSFSIGVPGEATRIHFAGLPMGHEFTSLVLALLQTGGHPPKVEPAVIEQIKALPGTFRFEAFISLSCHNCPDVVQALNLMAVLHPGVESVMIDGALFPDEVARRKIMAVPTVFLNGEPFGQGRMTIEEILAKVDRGAAPREAEKIAGKAAFDVLVVGGGPAGAAAAIYAARKGIRTGVAAERFGGQVMDTLAIENFISVKETDGPKLAAALEQHVKQYDVDVMNLQRAEALVPAGADGLATVRLASGAELKSRSVILATGARWREMNVPGEKEYKAKGVCFCPHCDGPLFKGKRVAVIGGGNSGVEAAIDLAGLVAHVTLLEFDGKLRADAVLQQKLATLPNVTVITQALTTEVVGDGEKVTGLIYQDRATGEKHAVDLAGIFVQIGLLPNTDWLKGTVALSGRGEIEVDARGQTSVPGVFAAGDCTTVPYKQIIIAMGEGAKASLGAFDHLIRMPEPPRLALAA; this is encoded by the coding sequence ATGCTCGACGCCACCATCAAGGCCCAACTGTCGGCCTACCTCGAAAAGCTCCAGCGCCCCATCGAACTGGTGGCGTCCCTCGACGACAGCCCCAAGGCCCAGGAAATGCGGCGCTTGCTCGTCGACATCGCCGGTCTTTCGGCGAAGGTCATCCTGCGGGAGGACGGTGCTGCCACCCTGCGTCCGTCCTTCTCCATCGGCGTGCCGGGCGAGGCAACCCGCATCCACTTTGCCGGCCTGCCCATGGGGCACGAATTCACATCCCTCGTGCTGGCGCTGCTGCAAACCGGCGGCCATCCGCCCAAGGTGGAGCCGGCGGTGATCGAACAGATCAAGGCCTTGCCGGGGACTTTCCGCTTCGAGGCCTTCATTTCCCTCTCCTGCCATAACTGTCCGGACGTGGTGCAGGCCCTCAATCTGATGGCCGTGCTCCACCCCGGCGTGGAGAGCGTCATGATCGACGGCGCCCTGTTTCCGGACGAAGTCGCCCGCCGCAAGATCATGGCGGTGCCCACCGTCTTCCTCAACGGCGAACCCTTCGGCCAGGGTCGCATGACCATCGAGGAGATCCTCGCCAAGGTCGATCGCGGTGCCGCCCCCCGGGAGGCGGAGAAGATCGCCGGCAAGGCAGCCTTCGACGTGCTCGTCGTCGGTGGCGGGCCGGCGGGTGCGGCCGCCGCCATTTACGCGGCGCGCAAGGGCATCCGTACCGGCGTCGCCGCCGAGCGCTTCGGCGGCCAGGTGATGGACACCCTGGCCATCGAGAACTTCATCTCGGTAAAGGAAACCGACGGCCCCAAGCTGGCCGCCGCCCTGGAGCAGCACGTCAAGCAGTACGACGTCGATGTGATGAACCTGCAACGGGCGGAAGCGCTCGTGCCGGCCGGGGCAGACGGGCTTGCCACGGTGCGCCTGGCGAGCGGCGCCGAGTTGAAGAGCCGCAGCGTCATCCTCGCCACCGGCGCCCGCTGGCGCGAGATGAACGTGCCCGGCGAGAAGGAATACAAGGCCAAGGGCGTCTGCTTCTGCCCCCACTGCGATGGACCCTTGTTCAAGGGCAAGCGGGTGGCGGTGATCGGCGGCGGCAATTCCGGCGTCGAGGCGGCTATCGACCTGGCCGGCCTCGTCGCCCATGTGACGCTCCTCGAATTCGACGGCAAACTGCGGGCCGACGCTGTGCTGCAGCAAAAGCTCGCCACCCTGCCCAACGTGACCGTCATCACCCAGGCGCTGACGACCGAAGTGGTGGGCGACGGCGAAAAGGTCACCGGCTTGATCTACCAGGACCGGGCGACGGGAGAGAAGCACGCCGTGGATCTGGCCGGCATCTTCGTCCAGATCGGCCTCTTGCCCAATACCGACTGGCTCAAGGGAACGGTCGCGCTCTCCGGTCGGGGCGAGATCGAGGTGGACGCCCGGGGCCAGACCTCCGTGCCCGGCGTTTTCGCCGCCGGCGACTGCACCACGGTGCCTTACAAGCAGATCATCATCGCCATGGGTGAAGGCGCCAAGGCCTCCCTGGGGGCCTTCGACCACCTGATCCGCATGCCTGAGCCGCCGAGGCTGGCACTGGCCGCCTGA
- a CDS encoding lipopolysaccharide kinase, whose product MTDFIHPDWQHILAHNHLLDFDHVWALEAPWFEEPNRRRGGWSGVSRVELALPGGGSRAVFLKRQENHGTFALSHPIRGVPTFQREFDRIELYRSLGIPALVPVYFAVRRSSVGHRAILATEELVGYVSVQEQVSRWLRDGVPPRANRRQVLQAVADLLRRMHDARLQHSCFFPKHIYIRTLPDGAVEARVIDLEKSRRRPFRSQCAQRDLYSLLIPSLHWSLSDRLWFFKRYLGLDRLDAPAKALWRSIARRATGKGRVDPRSARSLPKLLTRT is encoded by the coding sequence ATGACTGATTTCATCCACCCGGATTGGCAGCACATCCTTGCCCATAACCACCTGCTGGACTTTGATCACGTGTGGGCGCTGGAAGCGCCGTGGTTCGAAGAGCCCAATCGCCGACGTGGGGGTTGGAGCGGCGTCAGCCGCGTCGAGCTCGCCCTACCGGGGGGCGGGAGCCGTGCCGTGTTCCTGAAACGCCAGGAAAACCATGGCACCTTTGCCCTGAGCCACCCCATCAGAGGGGTCCCCACCTTCCAGCGTGAATTCGACCGCATCGAGCTCTATCGTTCCTTGGGGATTCCTGCCCTCGTCCCCGTCTATTTCGCCGTGCGCCGCAGTTCGGTGGGGCATAGGGCCATCCTCGCCACTGAAGAACTGGTCGGTTATGTTTCCGTGCAGGAGCAGGTCAGCCGCTGGCTGCGGGACGGCGTACCGCCACGGGCCAATCGCCGCCAGGTTCTGCAGGCGGTGGCCGACCTGTTGCGCCGCATGCACGATGCGCGCCTCCAGCATAGTTGCTTCTTCCCCAAGCACATCTATATCCGCACCCTGCCCGACGGCGCGGTGGAGGCGAGGGTCATCGATCTGGAAAAATCCCGCCGCAGGCCTTTCAGAAGCCAGTGCGCCCAGCGCGACCTCTATTCACTGCTCATCCCCTCCCTTCACTGGTCGCTCTCGGACCGCCTATGGTTCTTCAAACGCTACCTTGGGCTGGACAGGCTGGATGCTCCGGCCAAAGCCCTTTGGCGGAGCATCGCACGGCGGGCGACGGGAAAGGGACGCGTCGATCCTCGGAGTGCGCGTTCCTTGCCCAAACTGCTGACACGGACCTGA